From Argopecten irradians isolate NY chromosome 2, Ai_NY, whole genome shotgun sequence, the proteins below share one genomic window:
- the LOC138317070 gene encoding uncharacterized protein, whose translation MKKGMGENNEERCIFETCRRRKNDGSFTMVYKERAYGCPMDDRTCLRFGKRNALPNPDKCTVTTCNKRRNKKGVPSTLLKENYFGCPHDGKCMTDDETRTENCTTYRCELTKGRTMMKWAIIQTGCNTEEGCKYDGEEWSDLDAPSCVKRRCDVTYDGNKYTRSNTVAKHGCRATSGMCYYDGETWSESDCYTRRCEVSETEDGKSMASTKIDSGVCKDADGSCKSYGESFKYRAGSELLDYCVCEKTTSESGYPQGSPKCAVP comes from the exons ATGAAAAAAGGAATGGGCGAGAATAATGAAGAAAGGTGTATTTTTGAGACTTGTCGGCGTAGGAAGAATGACGGAAGCTTTACTATGGTGTATAAAGAAAGAGCGTATG GTTGTCCTATGGATGATAGAACATGTTTACGATTCGGGAAGAGAAATGCACTACCAAACCCAGACAAATGTACAGTGACGACCTGTAATAAAAGGAGAAATAAGAAAGGAGTGCCAAGTACTCTTTTAAAAGAGAATTATTTTG GGTGTCCACATGATGGGAAGTGTATGACGGACGATGAGACCAGGACCGAGAATTGTACTACCTATCGGTGTGAGCTAACAAAAGGACGCACGATGATGAAGTGGGCGATAATCCAAACAG gCTGTAACACTGAAGAGGGCTGTAAGTACGATGGCGAGGAATGGTCCGACCTTGACGCTCCTTCCTGTGTTAAgagacgctgtgacgtcacgtaTGACGGAAACAAATATACCAGATCAAATACTGTGGCAAAGCACG GCTGCAGAGCAACTAGCGGTATGTGTTACTATGATGGCGAGACGTGGTCTGAAAGTGACTGTTACACAAGACGATGTGAAGTCAGTGAGACGGAGGATGGTAAATCGATGGCATCCACTAAAATTGATAGTGGAG TTTGTAAGGATGCTGATGGGTCGTGCAAGAGTTATGGCGAGTCATTTAAATACAGGGCGGGAAGTGAACTTCTTGACTACTGTGTGTGCGAGAAAACCACCTCTGAAAGCGGATACCCCCAAGGAAGTCCAAAGTGTGCAGTTCCGTAA